A genomic region of Antennarius striatus isolate MH-2024 chromosome 16, ASM4005453v1, whole genome shotgun sequence contains the following coding sequences:
- the LOC137609580 gene encoding immunoglobulin lambda-1 light chain-like isoform X4, with amino-acid sequence MLVTLCSLISALTCVSGVTVVTQTPPVVTVRKGETVTMDCNLGSVTNREVHWYKQSPGGVPQYVLRFYHSYSSVYYGSGFSAPKFTSTHQSHSDYRLIIIDVEEGDSAIYYCGTWDSSVNQYVFGQGTKLIVTSSSFSPPVLTLFPPSTAELQSNKATLVCLSSQSVPFADVNWLVGGTPVSSGISTSTAVQQPDQTFQISSSLTVQTSDWNMDKVYTCKVSLGSQTSEESIKKSNCVKE; translated from the exons ATGCTGGTGACGCTCTGCTCTCTCATCTCTGCTCTAACCT GTGTGAGTGGTGTGACGGTGGTGACACAGACGCCTCCTGTTGTGACCGTCAGGAAGGGAGAGACGGTCACCATGGATTGTAACCTGGGGTCGGTTACTAATAGAGAAGTACACTGGTATAAACAGAGTCCAGGAGGAGTCCCTCAGTATGTGCTGAGGTTTTATCACAGCTATAGCTCTGTATACTACGGCTCTGGGTTTTCAGCCCCAAAATTCACTTCTACTCATCAGTCACATTCAGATTATCGTTTGATCATCATTGATGTAGAGGAGGGAGATTCTGCAATCTATTACTGTGGCACATGGGACAGCTCTGTTAACCAGTACG TATTCGGACAAGGCACCAAGCTGATTGTGACAA GCTCCagcttctctcctcctgtcctgACGCTCTTCCCTCCATCCACTGCTGAGCTCCAGTCCAACAAAGCCactctggtctgtctgtccagtcAGTCTGTGCCTTTTGCAGACGTgaactggttggttggtgggaCTCCAGTGAGCAGTGGGATCTCTACCAGCACCGCTGTTCAGCAACCGGACCAGACTTTCCAGATCAGCAGCTCTCTGACTGTCCAGACATCAGACTGGAACATGGATAAGGTTTACACATGTAAAGTGTCTTTGGGCTCCCAGACCTCAGAGGAAAGCATCAAAAAATCAAACTGTGTAAAAGAATAA
- the LOC137609580 gene encoding immunoglobulin lambda-1 light chain-like isoform X1, with product MLVTLCSLISALTCVSGVTVVTQTPPVVTVRKGETVTMDCNLGSVTNREVHWYKQSPGGVPQYVLRFYHSYSSVYYGSGFSAPKFTSTHQSHSDYRLIIIDVEEGDSAIYYCGTWDSSVNQYAFGQGTKLIVTSSSFSPPVLTLFPPSTAELQSNKATLVCLSSQSVPFADVNWLVGGTPVSSGISTSTAVQQPDQTFQISSSLTVQTSDWNMDKVYTCKVSLGSQTSEESIKKSNCVKE from the exons ATGCTGGTGACGCTCTGCTCTCTCATCTCTGCTCTAACCT GTGTGAGTGGTGTGACGGTGGTGACACAGACGCCTCCTGTTGTGACCGTCAGGAAGGGAGAGACGGTCACCATGGATTGTAACCTGGGGTCGGTTACTAATAGAGAAGTACACTGGTATAAACAGAGTCCAGGAGGAGTCCCTCAGTATGTGCTGAGGTTTTATCACAGCTATAGCTCTGTATACTACGGCTCTGGGTTTTCAGCCCCAAAATTCACTTCTACTCATCAGTCACATTCAGATTATCGTTTGATCATCATTGATGTAGAGGAGGGAGATTCTGCAATCTATTACTGTGGCACATGGGACAGCTCTGTTAACCAGTACGCAT TCGGACAAGGCACCAAGCTGATTGTGACAA GCTCCagcttctctcctcctgtcctgACGCTCTTCCCTCCATCCACTGCTGAGCTCCAGTCCAACAAAGCCactctggtctgtctgtccagtcAGTCTGTGCCTTTTGCAGACGTgaactggttggttggtgggaCTCCAGTGAGCAGTGGGATCTCTACCAGCACCGCTGTTCAGCAACCGGACCAGACTTTCCAGATCAGCAGCTCTCTGACTGTCCAGACATCAGACTGGAACATGGATAAGGTTTACACATGTAAAGTGTCTTTGGGCTCCCAGACCTCAGAGGAAAGCATCAAAAAATCAAACTGTGTAAAAGAATAA
- the LOC137609719 gene encoding immunoglobulin lambda-1 light chain-like, which translates to MLVTLCSLISALTCVSGVTVVTQTPPVVTVRKGETVTMNCNLGSVTNSEASWYKQSPGGVPQYVLRFHHSYSSVYYGSGFSAPKFTSTHQSRSDYRLIISNVEEGDSAVYYCKTWDSSVNQYAFGQGTKLIVTSSSFSPPVLTLFPPSTAELQSNKATLVCLSSQSVPFADVNWLVGGTPVSSGISTSTAVQQPDQTFQISSSLTVQTSDWNMDKVYTCKVSLGSQTSEESIKKSNCVKE; encoded by the exons ATGCTGGTGACGCTCTGCTCTCTCATCTCTGCTCTAACCT GTGTGAGTGGTGTGACGGTGGTGACACAGACGCCTCCTGTTGTGACCGTCAGGAAGGGAGAGACGGTCACCATGAATTGTAACCTGGGGTCGGTTACTAATAGCGAAGCAAGCTGGTATAAACAGAGTCCAGGAGGAGTCCCTCAGTATGTGCTGAGGTTTCATCACAGCTATAGCTCTGTATACTACGGCTCTGGGTTTTCAGCCCCAAAATTCACTTCTACTCATCAGTCACGTTCAGATTATCGCTTGATCATCAGTAATGTAGAGGAGGGAGACTCTGCAGTCTATTACTGTAAGACATGGGACAGCTCTGTTAACCAGTACGCAT TCGGACAAGGCACCAAGCTGATTGTGACAA GCTCCagcttctctcctcctgtcctgACGCTCTTCCCTCCATCCACTGCTGAGCTCCAGTCCAACAAAGCCactctggtctgtctgtccagtcAGTCTGTGCCTTTTGCAGACGTgaactggttggttggtgggaCTCCAGTGAGCAGTGGGATCTCTACCAGCACCGCTGTTCAGCAACCGGACCAGACTTTCCAGATCAGCAGCTCTCTGACCGTCCAGACATCAGACTGGAACATGGATAAGGTTTACACATGTAAAGTGTCTCTGGGCTCCCAGACCTCAGAGGAAAGCATCAAAAAATCAAACTGTGTAAAAGAATAA